A single genomic interval of Pontibacter deserti harbors:
- a CDS encoding HTTM domain-containing protein: MLLKLRPFLTTPMSAAPLAMFRIIFGGMMLASIVRFILKGWVTELYVMPKVYFPFYGFEWVKPLGETGMYILFCVMALSALGIMLGLFYRWAAALFFLSFTYVELIDKTNYLNHYYFVSIVAFLMILVPAHRHFSLDVLRKPGLWASHVPRWTILIFQLQLGLVYFYAGVAKLNPDWLLEAMPLRVWLPAHTHLPLIGPLFDYVWVAYVFSWFGAFYDLTIPFFLSWRKSRLLAYATVIVFHVLTAVLFQIGMFPYIMMVSTLIFFSPAFHERILAFFRSITSVQLPQNYRVATIKSQSIVLNLLAFYFVLQVLVPWRFMLYPDKLFWTEQGYRFSWRVMLMEKAGTAFFYVRDPRTGNESEINNRDYLTPNQEKMVATQPDMLLQFAHIIRDDYKQKGIPAPEVRAEVYVTMNGRDSRLFIDPTKNLAAEEDSFLPKTWILPFDEVAPPQQAVGQK; this comes from the coding sequence ATGTTGCTAAAGCTCCGTCCTTTCCTTACTACTCCTATGTCTGCTGCGCCGCTGGCAATGTTCCGTATAATTTTCGGCGGAATGATGCTGGCCAGCATTGTGCGCTTTATACTAAAAGGCTGGGTAACAGAGCTGTATGTAATGCCTAAAGTATACTTCCCGTTTTATGGCTTTGAATGGGTAAAACCGCTCGGTGAAACCGGGATGTATATTTTGTTTTGCGTAATGGCGCTATCAGCCTTGGGTATTATGCTGGGGCTGTTTTACAGGTGGGCTGCGGCACTGTTCTTCCTAAGCTTTACCTATGTAGAGCTGATAGATAAGACTAACTACCTGAATCATTATTACTTTGTAAGTATAGTTGCCTTCCTGATGATACTGGTGCCGGCGCACCGCCATTTTTCGCTGGATGTGCTGCGCAAGCCTGGCCTGTGGGCAAGCCATGTGCCGCGCTGGACTATACTTATTTTTCAGCTGCAACTGGGGCTGGTATACTTTTACGCCGGTGTAGCCAAGCTTAACCCAGACTGGCTGCTGGAGGCCATGCCGCTGCGCGTGTGGTTACCGGCTCACACGCACCTGCCACTCATTGGTCCACTCTTCGACTATGTTTGGGTAGCCTATGTTTTCAGCTGGTTTGGCGCTTTTTATGACCTTACTATTCCGTTCTTTTTGAGTTGGCGCAAGAGCAGGCTGCTGGCCTATGCTACCGTTATAGTTTTCCATGTGCTGACGGCTGTGCTGTTCCAGATCGGTATGTTCCCTTATATTATGATGGTGAGCACACTGATTTTCTTCTCTCCTGCTTTTCATGAGCGTATTCTTGCCTTTTTCAGAAGTATAACCAGCGTACAGTTGCCGCAAAACTATAGGGTAGCAACTATAAAATCTCAGTCTATAGTTTTAAATTTGCTGGCCTTTTACTTTGTGCTGCAGGTGCTGGTGCCATGGCGTTTTATGCTATATCCTGATAAACTTTTCTGGACAGAACAGGGCTACCGTTTTTCGTGGCGGGTAATGCTGATGGAGAAAGCCGGCACTGCTTTTTTTTATGTGCGCGACCCACGAACCGGCAACGAGTCTGAAATAAACAACCGCGATTACCTTACCCCAAACCAGGAGAAAATGGTAGCTACCCAACCCGACATGCTCCTGCAGTTTGCCCACATCATCCGCGACGATTATAAGCAGAAAGGCATACCGGCACCGGAGGTTCGTGCAGAAGTATATGTAACTATGAATGGCCGCGACAGCCGTCTTTTCATCGACCCGACCAAAAATCTGGCCGCCGAAGAGGACAGCTTTTTACCTAAAACCTGGATTTTACCTTTTGATGAAGTTGCCCCGCCACAACAGGCTGTAGGGCAAAAATAA
- a CDS encoding imelysin family protein, whose translation MKKAKIYVLAVLAGLVTLTSCSSDNGDDNTGSDFDRKAMLTNYADNLIVPGYQRFTVVTNEMKAAVDAFVAAPTAATLNTARQKYQQAYLTWQELSPYEFGPADEQMLRSNLNVFPTSATQIESNITAGTYDLQASANLVAKGFPALDYLLYGQATEADVVAQYTTATNVANRKKYLQDITNLVVQHAQNTYNAWTTQNYSTTFKQSEGTAVGSAIGNLVNQLNSDIDITKRYKLGIPAGKFTAGTARPTEAEAYYSGTSLELLLQNLRAEKAIFLGMSADGTNGIGLDDYLNHVNAKKDNMLLSDAIEQQFNLAIAAAEAVNAPIKDAVTTNQAAVNKVYDELQKLIVLTKTDMPSKLGVTISYTDNDGD comes from the coding sequence ATGAAGAAGGCAAAAATTTATGTGTTAGCAGTGCTGGCAGGTTTGGTTACTTTAACAAGCTGCAGCTCAGATAACGGAGACGACAATACGGGCTCTGACTTTGACCGCAAAGCTATGCTCACCAACTATGCCGACAATCTGATTGTACCCGGGTACCAGCGCTTTACAGTAGTTACCAACGAGATGAAAGCTGCTGTAGATGCCTTTGTTGCTGCACCAACTGCGGCCACGCTAAACACAGCACGCCAGAAGTACCAGCAGGCATACCTTACCTGGCAGGAGCTAAGTCCATATGAGTTTGGCCCAGCCGATGAGCAAATGCTGCGCTCAAACCTGAATGTGTTCCCGACCAGTGCCACCCAGATAGAAAGCAACATTACAGCAGGCACTTATGATCTGCAGGCTTCAGCCAACTTAGTTGCAAAAGGTTTTCCGGCCCTGGATTACCTGCTGTATGGCCAGGCAACAGAAGCAGACGTTGTAGCACAATATACAACGGCAACAAATGTCGCTAACCGCAAAAAGTACCTGCAGGATATAACCAACCTGGTGGTGCAGCACGCACAAAACACCTACAACGCCTGGACCACCCAAAATTATAGCACCACCTTTAAGCAATCAGAAGGTACGGCAGTAGGCAGTGCCATAGGTAACCTGGTAAACCAGCTTAACTCCGATATCGATATCACCAAGCGTTACAAATTAGGTATACCTGCTGGTAAGTTTACAGCCGGCACAGCACGTCCTACAGAAGCAGAAGCCTACTATAGCGGCACCTCACTGGAGCTGTTGCTACAAAACCTGAGAGCAGAGAAGGCTATCTTCCTGGGCATGTCGGCAGACGGCACGAACGGGATTGGGCTGGATGACTACCTGAACCATGTAAATGCTAAGAAAGATAATATGCTGTTGTCGGATGCTATAGAGCAGCAGTTTAACCTTGCCATTGCAGCAGCAGAAGCTGTAAATGCACCGATAAAGGACGCAGTTACAACCAACCAGGCGGCAGTAAACAAGGTGTATGATGAGCTGCAGAAGCTGATCGTGCTTACCAAAACAGATATGCCTTCTAAACTGGGAGTTACCATCTCTTACACCGATAACGACGGTGATTAA
- a CDS encoding DUF4856 domain-containing protein, producing the protein MLNFFKYRTVALAAIAASVLFTSCSEDGDDAVSYEVPTTYNFQNVNYSGQTARLGMLSELDAYIKTGNNGAVLDAQVMRNMYANANAPFADASLNTSGKQLKDKTIATAQTTFEGFFNAVATASQSAGAAASNGTAGILTTSDNKKYLVDANGVEYAQVIAKGLMGAVFYNQAVEGYLTDLKIGSTIDNTTVTPGEGTKMEHHWDEAFGYFGAPTDFPTNTTGLKFWANYSNQVNAALNSNKTMMDAFLKGRAAISANDMAGKNAAAATLRSEWERLVAASAIHELNAARTNITDQAKKSHYLSEAIGFVMGLKYKTDRKLTDAQYEQVMAKIGTNLYNTTSADIVAAIDILSAAYSMDAIKGQL; encoded by the coding sequence ATGCTTAACTTCTTCAAATATAGAACTGTTGCTTTAGCTGCCATTGCTGCCAGCGTACTATTTACCTCCTGCTCCGAAGATGGCGACGACGCTGTTTCTTACGAGGTACCTACCACATATAACTTCCAGAATGTAAACTACAGTGGCCAGACTGCTCGCCTTGGTATGCTAAGCGAACTGGATGCTTATATAAAAACAGGTAACAATGGTGCTGTACTGGATGCACAGGTAATGCGCAACATGTATGCAAATGCCAATGCACCTTTTGCTGATGCCAGCCTAAACACTTCCGGAAAGCAACTGAAAGATAAGACCATAGCAACAGCACAAACTACTTTTGAAGGATTTTTTAATGCCGTAGCTACTGCCAGCCAATCGGCGGGTGCTGCAGCCTCTAACGGAACAGCCGGTATACTTACTACTTCTGATAACAAGAAGTATTTAGTAGATGCTAATGGTGTTGAGTACGCCCAGGTGATAGCTAAAGGATTAATGGGAGCTGTATTTTATAACCAGGCAGTAGAGGGCTACCTGACCGACCTTAAAATTGGCTCAACTATAGACAATACAACTGTAACGCCAGGCGAGGGAACCAAAATGGAGCACCACTGGGATGAAGCCTTCGGTTACTTTGGCGCCCCTACCGATTTCCCGACAAACACAACTGGTCTTAAGTTCTGGGCTAACTATAGCAACCAGGTAAATGCAGCTTTGAACAGCAACAAGACCATGATGGATGCCTTTCTAAAAGGTCGTGCGGCTATCTCGGCAAATGATATGGCTGGTAAAAATGCTGCTGCTGCCACCCTGCGCAGTGAGTGGGAACGTTTAGTAGCTGCATCGGCTATACATGAGCTGAACGCTGCCCGCACTAACATTACTGATCAGGCTAAAAAGAGTCACTACCTGTCTGAGGCTATCGGTTTCGTAATGGGCCTGAAGTATAAAACTGACAGAAAATTGACAGATGCACAGTATGAGCAGGTAATGGCTAAAATTGGTACTAACCTGTACAACACAACAAGCGCTGACATTGTAGCAGCAATCGATATCCTGAGCGCAGCCTACAGCATGGATGCGATTAAAGGGCAACTATAG
- a CDS encoding S41 family peptidase, which yields MNKIEHGEDRNSIRNTPIQIKLPLFIALALVAGVLIGANTFSPSTTNPQDTAKSYLKFRDILSYIDRDYVDTVNIEELANYGITKMLEKLDPHTAYIPADEMAMARSYLEGDFEGIGVEFNIFKDTIYVITPLSGGPSEAAGILAGDKIIKVNNETVAGIGITNEGVFKKLRGEKGSKVNLSIQRGNNPKLLPFTIQRDKIPTVSVDVSYMVNDKTGYIKVSRFSANTFEEFKQALAGLKKKGMNQLILDLRGNPGGYMDHATRMADEFLAGNKLLVYTDGKGTRYDSKSFARTKGEFENGSLIILLDEGSASASEIVAGAIQDNDRGLIVGRRSFGKGLVQMPIPLNDGSELRLTISRYYTPSGRSIQKAYTNGAEDYEKDMLRRLERGEYFHQDSSLFVDSLKFKTSKGRVVYGGGGIMPDVFVPRDTTEFSAYLSQLYNKNVMREYALSYYKNNQKQLEKMSFAQYKKSFQVTDKMLQDLVTLAGKSDVTYKAEEFNRSKSLIRNNLKAFIARSVFGNNGFFPVLHEADDEFQTALKQFGRAQKLAKGGV from the coding sequence ATGAATAAGATAGAACATGGCGAAGACAGGAACAGCATCCGGAATACGCCTATTCAGATAAAGTTGCCGCTATTTATTGCCCTTGCCCTGGTGGCAGGCGTACTGATTGGTGCAAACACTTTCTCTCCATCCACAACTAATCCGCAGGACACAGCCAAAAGCTATTTGAAGTTTCGTGACATACTGAGCTACATAGACCGCGACTATGTGGATACTGTAAACATTGAGGAGCTTGCTAATTATGGCATAACCAAAATGCTGGAAAAACTTGACCCGCATACGGCCTATATTCCTGCAGATGAAATGGCGATGGCTCGTTCTTACCTGGAAGGCGATTTTGAAGGAATAGGAGTGGAGTTCAATATTTTTAAGGATACTATTTATGTGATCACACCACTGAGTGGCGGACCATCAGAAGCAGCGGGTATACTTGCGGGCGATAAGATCATAAAAGTAAATAATGAGACAGTAGCTGGTATTGGCATTACCAATGAAGGTGTGTTTAAAAAACTACGTGGCGAAAAGGGCTCTAAGGTAAACCTAAGTATACAGCGGGGCAACAACCCTAAACTTTTACCTTTTACTATACAGCGCGATAAGATTCCGACTGTTTCGGTTGATGTAAGCTATATGGTAAACGATAAAACGGGTTATATAAAAGTAAGTCGTTTCTCGGCTAACACATTCGAAGAATTTAAGCAGGCACTTGCCGGGCTTAAAAAGAAAGGTATGAACCAGCTTATACTTGATCTTCGTGGTAACCCGGGAGGTTACATGGATCATGCTACCCGAATGGCTGATGAGTTCCTGGCTGGTAATAAGTTACTTGTGTACACCGATGGTAAAGGTACCCGTTATGACTCTAAGAGTTTTGCACGTACCAAAGGAGAATTTGAAAATGGCTCTCTGATTATACTTCTGGATGAAGGCAGCGCCTCGGCTTCGGAGATTGTGGCTGGTGCCATTCAGGACAACGACCGCGGACTTATAGTCGGCCGCCGTTCATTTGGGAAAGGTCTTGTACAAATGCCTATCCCATTAAATGACGGATCAGAGCTGCGCCTTACTATTTCGAGATATTATACACCAAGCGGGCGCTCTATTCAGAAGGCTTATACAAACGGTGCAGAAGATTATGAGAAGGACATGCTTCGTCGTCTGGAGCGGGGCGAATACTTCCATCAGGATAGCAGCCTGTTTGTAGATTCGCTTAAGTTTAAGACATCGAAAGGGCGTGTGGTTTACGGAGGTGGTGGTATTATGCCAGATGTTTTTGTGCCACGCGATACAACAGAATTCTCAGCATACCTGAGCCAGCTTTACAACAAAAATGTGATGCGCGAGTACGCTTTGTCCTACTATAAAAACAACCAGAAACAACTGGAGAAGATGAGCTTTGCGCAGTATAAAAAGTCATTTCAGGTAACAGATAAGATGTTGCAGGACCTGGTAACACTTGCTGGTAAAAGCGACGTGACATACAAGGCAGAAGAGTTTAATCGTTCTAAAAGCCTGATCCGTAACAACCTGAAAGCTTTTATTGCCCGCAGCGTGTTTGGTAACAATGGTTTCTTCCCGGTATTGCACGAAGCAGATGACGAGTTTCAAACGGCCCTGAAGCAATTCGGGCGGGCACAGAAGCTGGCAAAAGGCGGTGTATAA
- a CDS encoding homogentisate 1,2-dioxygenase: protein MPFYYKLGEIPHKRHTQFRQPDGSLYAEQLVGTHGFSGVSSLLYHINPPTKISRIEEPVPFKPKVAEGIKLAPHHLRTLNLETTGTDYLDARKTVLLNNDVDISICNPSEREMNYYYKNAASDEVVFVHDGSGDLLTQMGRIPFKTGDYLVIPRTVIHKFRFDEGQVRLLIIESHSPIETPRRYRNHFGQLLEHSPFCERDMRPPIELITETGKGEYRVQIKKEGYLHQYYYEFSPFDAVGWDGYFFPYAFSIYDFEPITGRIHQPPPVHQTFEAHNFVICSFVPRLFDYHPLSIPAPYNHSNVDSDEVLYYVEGNFMSRKGVDRASFTIHPGGIPHGPHPGTVEASIGKKETNEYAVMIDTFKPLHLTEYAVDLMDKNYPMSWNENHDTNGPRPADMMD from the coding sequence ATGCCATTTTATTATAAACTGGGAGAGATCCCTCATAAAAGACATACACAGTTCCGGCAGCCGGACGGCAGTTTATACGCCGAGCAGCTGGTGGGTACGCATGGTTTCAGCGGTGTTTCATCGTTGCTGTACCACATTAATCCGCCTACCAAAATAAGCCGCATAGAGGAGCCGGTGCCTTTTAAACCAAAAGTAGCCGAAGGTATAAAACTGGCACCACACCACCTGCGCACGCTAAACCTGGAAACTACAGGTACCGACTATCTGGATGCCCGTAAAACCGTACTGCTCAACAACGATGTGGATATCAGTATCTGCAACCCGAGCGAGCGGGAAATGAACTACTACTATAAAAATGCAGCCAGCGATGAAGTAGTGTTTGTGCACGATGGTAGCGGTGATCTGCTCACCCAGATGGGCCGTATCCCGTTCAAGACCGGCGATTACCTGGTAATTCCGCGCACGGTTATCCATAAGTTCAGGTTCGATGAGGGGCAGGTGAGATTGCTGATCATAGAAAGCCACAGCCCGATAGAAACGCCACGTCGTTATCGAAACCACTTTGGGCAATTACTGGAGCACTCGCCATTCTGTGAGCGCGACATGCGCCCGCCGATAGAACTGATAACTGAAACCGGAAAAGGGGAGTACCGTGTGCAGATCAAAAAAGAAGGATACCTGCACCAGTATTACTATGAGTTCAGTCCGTTTGATGCTGTTGGCTGGGATGGCTACTTCTTCCCGTATGCCTTCTCCATCTATGACTTTGAACCGATAACAGGCCGTATACATCAGCCACCTCCCGTACACCAGACCTTCGAGGCGCATAACTTCGTGATCTGTTCGTTTGTGCCTAGGCTGTTCGATTACCACCCGTTATCTATACCTGCGCCATACAACCACTCTAACGTAGACTCTGACGAGGTGCTATACTATGTGGAAGGTAATTTTATGAGCCGCAAGGGTGTAGACAGGGCTTCGTTTACTATACACCCTGGTGGTATACCGCATGGTCCGCACCCAGGCACAGTTGAGGCAAGTATAGGCAAAAAGGAAACGAACGAGTATGCCGTGATGATCGATACTTTTAAGCCGCTGCACCTGACCGAGTATGCCGTAGATCTGATGGACAAGAACTACCCAATGAGCTGGAACGAAAACCACGACACCAACGGCCCGCGCCCGGCTGATATGATGGATTAA
- a CDS encoding co-chaperone GroES, with product MRISEKNKLEKIIIVGDRVLIKPKSSREQTKSGLYLPPGVQEKEKVQEGYIMRVGPGYPIPADYSFEEESWEEDKEDVRYIPLQAKEGDLAIYLQRDAIEINYMGEKYFIVPQSAVLMLVREEDL from the coding sequence ATGAGAATTTCAGAGAAGAACAAACTGGAGAAGATCATTATAGTAGGAGACCGCGTTCTTATAAAGCCAAAGTCATCGCGGGAGCAGACCAAAAGCGGTTTATACTTACCACCTGGCGTACAGGAAAAAGAAAAAGTACAGGAAGGCTACATCATGCGTGTTGGCCCTGGCTACCCTATACCTGCCGACTATAGTTTTGAGGAAGAGTCCTGGGAAGAAGATAAGGAAGATGTGCGCTATATTCCGCTGCAGGCAAAAGAAGGCGACCTGGCTATTTACCTGCAGCGCGACGCAATAGAGATAAACTATATGGGTGAAAAATATTTTATAGTACCGCAGTCTGCTGTACTGATGCTGGTGCGGGAAGAAGACCTGTAG
- a CDS encoding DUF5916 domain-containing protein: MKKRSQAALLKVFCCILLSLPSFYAVGQSAKKSQPTITKKELAALRVTASPKIDGVLDEPEWQQAQIATDFIQNRPTPGPKEKHKTEVRIMYDDAAIYVGAIMNDVSQDSILKQLGKRDDLGNTDFFGVFLDTYNDQLNGFGFFITPAGVQLDARYSTNGEDWSWNAVWESNASLQGTSWVAEFKIPYSALRFSSKPEQLWGINFMRNRQSTRQGYFWNHVDPAIDGFANQWGKLIGLKNIEAPLRLSFTPYISAYAETIPQIKEGSNDDVNYNTDYNFGGGMDVKYGINDAFTLDMTLIPDFSQVQSDNQVLNLSPFEVQFNENRPFFMEGTELFNKGNFFYSRRIGGAPINMLNSDEEEKLGNRIIDNPLETKMLNGTKVSGRTESGLGIGVFNAIVGRQFATVENSEGTRFKKETQPLTNYNVFVLDQSLKNNSYVTLINNNVMRQGSTYDANLTGLLFKFADKKNMYAIDGKAALSQKYLSDSTALGHTYRVGLSKMSGNFQVYASHTLISDTYDPNDLGILFVNNSMEENLQFNYNIYQPFWKFLNMYTNIGAIYARRYEPDAFQNFVIYGNLNTTTKNFMSLGMFFNVEPVITYDFFEPRVNGWYYTFPTNNNIGGYISSDYRKKLAVDVSGNYRWFDENNRHNINFSISPRYRVNDKLMFVYSYDRNLRFDDMGFARTFIQGEEDDPNKERVIIFGLRDVNATTSTLTSSYSFNNKMSVSLRARHYWSKAEYSKFYRLATDGSLTPDSYPNGYDDQFKGSNHNRNFNAFNIDMIYSWWFAPGSEISIAWKNAIMEDQSSVVPRYLDNFTNTISSPQNNSLSIKVLYYIDYLTLKNKLAKNKKA; the protein is encoded by the coding sequence ATGAAAAAACGTTCACAAGCAGCTTTACTTAAAGTTTTCTGCTGCATCTTGCTTAGTTTACCAAGCTTTTATGCTGTGGGTCAGTCAGCTAAAAAGTCTCAACCTACCATTACCAAAAAAGAACTTGCGGCACTTCGCGTAACAGCTTCTCCTAAAATAGATGGGGTGCTGGATGAACCCGAATGGCAGCAGGCCCAGATCGCCACTGATTTTATCCAGAACAGGCCAACACCCGGGCCAAAAGAGAAGCATAAAACCGAAGTACGGATCATGTATGATGATGCTGCCATTTATGTGGGTGCCATCATGAATGATGTATCCCAGGACAGCATCTTAAAACAGCTAGGCAAACGCGATGATTTAGGTAATACAGACTTTTTTGGCGTTTTTCTGGACACGTATAACGACCAGTTAAATGGCTTTGGCTTTTTTATAACGCCGGCAGGTGTGCAGCTAGATGCCCGGTACTCTACCAACGGAGAAGACTGGAGCTGGAATGCTGTATGGGAAAGTAATGCCAGTTTACAAGGTACCAGCTGGGTAGCCGAATTTAAAATACCTTATTCCGCGCTACGCTTTAGCAGTAAGCCTGAGCAGCTATGGGGGATTAACTTTATGCGTAACCGCCAGTCTACGCGCCAAGGCTATTTCTGGAACCACGTAGACCCAGCAATAGACGGTTTTGCAAACCAATGGGGCAAACTTATAGGCCTTAAAAATATAGAAGCTCCGCTACGCTTGTCTTTTACACCCTATATCTCGGCATACGCCGAAACAATACCCCAGATTAAAGAAGGCAGCAACGACGATGTAAACTATAACACCGACTATAATTTTGGCGGCGGCATGGATGTGAAGTATGGAATTAATGATGCCTTTACCTTAGACATGACCCTGATACCCGATTTCAGCCAGGTACAGTCTGATAACCAGGTGCTGAACCTGTCGCCATTTGAAGTACAGTTTAATGAAAACCGGCCATTCTTTATGGAAGGTACAGAGCTGTTCAATAAGGGGAACTTCTTTTATTCACGCAGAATAGGTGGCGCTCCTATAAACATGCTTAACAGTGACGAAGAGGAGAAACTTGGCAACAGGATTATCGACAACCCTCTAGAAACAAAGATGCTGAACGGTACCAAAGTATCGGGGCGTACAGAGTCAGGATTGGGTATAGGAGTGTTTAACGCGATAGTAGGTAGGCAGTTTGCCACTGTAGAAAATAGTGAAGGCACCAGGTTTAAAAAAGAAACGCAGCCACTTACTAACTACAATGTTTTTGTTTTAGATCAGTCGCTCAAGAACAACTCTTACGTGACCCTGATCAATAACAATGTAATGCGTCAGGGCAGCACATACGATGCAAACCTAACAGGTTTGCTCTTTAAGTTTGCAGATAAGAAAAATATGTATGCCATAGATGGTAAAGCAGCTTTGAGTCAGAAGTATTTATCTGATAGTACTGCGCTCGGCCATACTTATAGGGTAGGGTTAAGTAAAATGAGCGGCAATTTTCAGGTTTACGCATCACATACACTTATCTCTGATACTTATGATCCTAATGACTTAGGTATTCTGTTTGTGAACAACTCTATGGAAGAGAACCTGCAGTTCAACTACAACATTTATCAGCCTTTCTGGAAGTTCCTGAACATGTATACCAACATTGGGGCGATTTATGCTCGCAGGTATGAGCCGGACGCCTTCCAGAACTTTGTAATCTATGGTAACCTGAATACTACTACAAAGAATTTCATGAGCTTAGGTATGTTCTTTAATGTAGAGCCTGTTATAACTTACGACTTTTTTGAGCCGCGTGTGAATGGATGGTATTATACTTTCCCGACCAACAATAATATTGGCGGTTATATCTCTTCTGACTACCGCAAAAAGCTTGCTGTCGATGTTAGTGGTAATTACCGGTGGTTTGATGAAAACAACAGGCATAACATTAACTTCTCTATTTCGCCCCGCTATAGAGTTAACGACAAGTTAATGTTTGTTTACAGCTATGACCGCAACTTGCGTTTTGATGATATGGGCTTTGCCAGAACGTTTATACAGGGCGAGGAAGATGATCCTAACAAAGAACGTGTGATAATATTTGGTTTGCGCGATGTAAATGCAACCACCAGTACACTTACCAGCAGCTATAGTTTCAATAATAAAATGTCGGTTTCGTTGCGCGCGCGCCACTACTGGTCTAAGGCCGAGTATTCTAAGTTTTACCGTTTGGCAACCGACGGTAGTCTTACCCCAGATAGCTACCCGAATGGCTATGATGATCAGTTTAAAGGCAGTAACCATAACAGGAACTTCAATGCCTTTAATATAGATATGATCTACTCGTGGTGGTTTGCCCCGGGCAGCGAGATAAGCATAGCCTGGAAAAACGCTATCATGGAGGATCAGAGCAGTGTGGTGCCTCGTTACCTGGATAACTTTACCAATACTATATCTTCGCCGCAGAATAACAGCCTATCTATTAAAGTGCTTTATTATATTGATTACCTGACTTTAAAGAATAAGCTTGCTAAAAATAAGAAGGCATGA